In a single window of the Dreissena polymorpha isolate Duluth1 chromosome 3, UMN_Dpol_1.0, whole genome shotgun sequence genome:
- the LOC127870737 gene encoding uncharacterized protein LOC127870737 — MMSMLALDDSSDLVNTEAVAATNGEEKEIVSPGTNEKQVNLLSFDSPDESDPKDNKESKTKSKKSRARSLFKRAKSPIAGAINKTTKEFKKLSNLPKHHITASQKSPIKSPSKEKLTEEYSKLEEKLNEKTSEEWLQFQQMQERIQVSLHKTKTSLDKYSSQSEDDEAHHSKALSNRWTGFEDASGFEPEVIDTSLNPIVSISEPVDSELLDTCETFDSKEESTLIDTSDTLIDTSVSPKDTTSFLDTFSRHIKRGSKSNMENLLDDFLSADSETRVKQSPRNSPVKIGGSSVLIKKRDNDDFQGLMDSTEPVDALQDLSLQEHKEEGFDSFIDTNTNNTGDRSDSISPDIGSVLSGYTFTSSTSGDAAFNLESQGINKTVDSGILLFEQPLENIVTKINNVPHPAFDTDKDDTCNSISHIEDETLFTFDVDSSSSSLPMAGNSGQSCFSAVAKPLEPLVSYPAKQEQKVTTNSLDQFDFGCQADAAKSMSTVFDDFSSFDPIKSASYTSSLPVQSNSSPINVNVGSHLLRNSSQAPSISFGSLPSSGIEHDIFSKIKRMSSGSQPVSPLRRKVQEKPKDHFGFVKKELKVDEDDDGYKPLADLSKDKQTVSTRTGENSNIDHTASNSSSTVNNPFLSGSFHEDGQIYKSANAAELFGLESNNTYLNNDFDFFIEKQGTKSDGSDSKSQTWVDPSSVDNIDFGGVIDDSESHWDGDTVTSEKMPLGDAWSGDNGSKLFLGNDQDTVTPDNPFQDDFSKLANVTVLVATTEASNPFMSAGPANSSSANPFLDIFGDIDASHSKLNLLDSGMQVNTNFESDNFIGDSAVHQKGESKDTFDPFNFASTSNGINDTESSMGAAAEMDTFSSVAALGDKQLAMPLEDDDHSFMLDIKPISIARPKAESLPIAPAIAPPPKAPKSPIPPRENPFDRDSPPEENFAQFEIKGKVKDKEAEADKKEEPIADRQTEETLPKSLSVDSETTTEEEVVVNLEPLEPFLPECDKDSFKLMLRYPTKKKITGNRYWKNVCVKFEKQKEGIMVRVLNDARDPLPIQELLLQPCYSLSECVLQQYDQYGKIHTAKLQYVFYKERVGIKTERITPSLVKFKKRSEKPKATMILDHSPQVSELLKFGSLDREEIMQFIHKLEDIFMNLEAHREKTLTYTKDEVTAEVHDEYYAELDAQGHVLSQKARCRVFVLAFLTGMPIVEVGLNDRRRKGKEVVGRYDIVPIKTEEWIRLENVEFHCSVNKEEFEKTNNIKFRPLDACQFELMRYRVRLRENKELPLQLTIQQIMKNRKCEVRCDLLVTGYHSYSKKHGQFPCEDIEVRFPIPEQWIYMFRYERRFGYGSVHSAARKPGKIKGLERLTLMAQGSTNQALMEADVGTAKYEHVYRAIVWRIPRLPIRNQGAYTSHLFRLKVELGPHDDIPQSYETHTHVSFTMPCSTVSQSQIRSIATTNPNPPEKWVRSFARYEYRLEIEHLEEYPELMAIGTVYKEAARLSIQPEPEEEERDPRLAQSDTDSSDSD; from the exons ATGATGTCAATGCTGGCCCTGGATGATTCTTCAGATCTTGTCAATACAGAAGCAGTGGCAGCAACTAATGGTGAGGAGAAAGAAATAGTCTCACCTGGAACCAATGAAAAACAGGTCAATCTTTTGTCATTCGACAGCCCAGACGAGAGTGATCCAAAGGACAATAAAGAGTCCAAAACAAAGTCAAAGAAGAGCAGGGCCAGAAGTCTTTTTAAACGTGCCAAATCCCCTATCGCTGGAgctataaataaaacaacaaaggaATTTAAGAAGCTAAGCAATCTGCCAAAGCATCATATCACAGCCTCACAGAAATCTCCTATTAAATCCCCATCCAAAGAAAAATTAACAGAGGAGTATTCGAAGCTTGAAGAAAAACTAAATGAGAAAACATCAGAAGAATGGTTGCAGTTTCAGCAGATGCAGGAAAGGATTCAAGTGTCATTGCATAAAACAAAGACCAGTCTAGATAAATACTCTTCACAAAGTGAGGATGATGAAGCACACCATTCTAAAGCCTTGTCAAACAGGTGGACTGGTTTTGAAGATGCTTCAGGGTTTGAGCCAGAAGTAATTGATACATCATTGAATCCAATTGTAAGTATATCAGAACCAGTTGATTCTGAACTTCTTGACACTTGTGAAACTTTTGATTCTAAAGAGGAAAGCACTCTCATAGATACATCTGATACTCTTATAGACACATCTGTATCTCCCAAAGATACAACAAGTTTTCTGGACACATTTTCCAGACATATTAAACGAGGAAGCAAGTCAAATATGGAGAATCTCTTGGATGATTTTTTATCAGCAGACTCGGAGACCAGAGTAAAACAATCTCCAAGAAATTCACCAGTTAAGATTGGTGGCAGCTCAGTGTTAATAAAGAAAAGGGACAATGATGATTTTCAAGGACTCATGGATTCTACTGAACCAGTGGATGCGTTGCAAGATCTCTCACTCCAAGAGCATAAAGAAGAGGGTTTTGATAGTTTCATAGATACTAACACAAATAATACCGGTGACCGTAGTGATAGTATCAGCCCTGACATAGGATCAGTATTGAGTGGATATACATTCACATCATCAACATCTGGTGACGCTGCTTTTAACTTGGAAAGCCAGGGAATCAACAAAACTGTAGACAGTGGTATTCTTCTCTTTGAGCAGCCTCTAGAAAACATTGTCACCAAAATTAACAATGTTCCACATCCCGCTTTTGATACAGACAAAGATGACACTTGCAATTCAATATCACACATAGAGGATGAAACTTTGTTCACTTTTGATGTTGATTCTTCATCCTCATCACTACCCATGGCAGGTAATAGTGGGCAAAGTTGTTTTTCAGCTGTTGCTAAACCTCTTGAGCCACTTGTATCATATCCAGCAAAGCAAGAACAGAAAGTGACAACTAACTCTCTGGATCAATTTGACTTTGGTTGTCAAGCAGATGCAGCTAAATCAATGTCTACAGTATTTGATGACTTTTCAAGCTTTGATCCAATAAAATCAGCTTCATACACATCTTCACTCCCAGTGCAATCAAACTCATCCCCTATCAATGTAAATGTAGGGTCTCACTTATTAAGGAATTCATCCCAAGCTCCCAGCATTTCATTCGGGTCTTTACCATCTTCAGGTATTGAGCAtgacatattttcaaaaattaaaagaaTGTCATCAGGAAGTCAACCAGTTTCTCCATTAAGACGAAAAGTTCAAGAAAAGCCAAAAGACCATTTTGGTTTTGTGAAGAAAGAACTAAAAGTGGACGAAGATGATGACGGTTACAAACCTCTTGCTGATTTGTCGAAAGACAAACAGACAGTGTCAACAAGAACAGGAGAAAATTCAAATATTGATCATACTGCCAGCAATTCTTCCAGCACAGTTAATAATCCATTCTTATCAGGAAGTTTTCATGAAGATGGGCAAATATATAAATCTGCAAATGCTGCTGAACTGTTTGGTCTTGAAtcaaataatacttatttaaataatgattttgattttttcaTTGAAAAACAGGGAACCAAATCAGATGGTTCAGATTCAAAATCACAAACATGGGTAGATCCTTCTTCTGTAGATAATATTGACTTTGGTGGTGTCATAGATGATTCAGAAAGTCACTGGGATGGTGATACTGTAACAAGTGAAAAAATGCCATTAGGGGATGCATGGAGTGGAGATAATGGTTCTAAATTATTCCTTGGAAATGACCAAGACACAGTTACTCCAGATAATCCTTTCCAAGATGATTTCTCTAAATTAGCGAATGTGACTGTATTGGTAGCAACAACTGAAGCATCAAATCCTTTTATGTCAGCAGGACCTGCAAATTCATCTTCTGCTAATCCATTCCTTGATATTTTTGGTGACATTGATGCCAGTCATTCAAAACTGAATCTTTTAGATTCTGGTATGCAAGTTAATACAAATTTTGAAAGCGACAACTTCATTGGTGATTCTGCTGTTCATCAAAAAGGTGAATCTAAAGATACATTTGATCCTTTTAATTTTGCTTCCACATCAAATGGTATTAATGACACAGAAAGCAGCATGGGAGCTGCTGCTGAAATGGACACATTCTCTAGTGTTGCAGCTTTAGGTGATAAGCAGTTGGCTATGCCATTAGAAGACGATGACCATTCTTTTATGCTTGATATCAAACCAATTTCCATAGCCAGACCAAAGGCAGAGTCTCTACCTATTGCACCAGCTATTGCTCCACCTCCAAAAGCTCCCAAATCTCCCATACCTCCAAGGGAGAACCCATTTGACAGGGACTCTCCACCGGAAGAGAATTTTGCGCAGTTTGAGATCAAGGGTAAGGTGAAAGACAAGGAAGCAGAGGCTGATAAAAAAGAAGAGCCCattgcagacagacagacagaggaaACATTACCGAAAAGCTTGTCAGTTGACAGTGAAACCACGACTGAAGAGGAAGTGGTGGTGAATCTAGAACCACTTGAACCTTTCCTACCAGAATGTGACAAGGATAGTTTCAAGCTGATGTTGCGATATCCAACCAAGAAGAAAATAACAGGGAATAGGTACTGGAAAAATGTCTGTGTTAAGTTTGAAAAACAAAAGGAAGGTATAATGGTGAGGGTTTTGAATGATGCAAGAGACCCACTTCCTATTCAAGAGCTATTgctgcagccatgttattcattGTCAGAATGTGTGCTTCAGCAATATGATCAGTATGGGAAAATTCACACGGCGAAATTACAATATGTTTTCTACAAGGAGAGAGTTGGAATTAAAACTGAGAGAATCACTCCATCACTCGTGAAATTTAAAAAACGATCTGAGAAACCAAAGGCTACGATGATTCTAGATCATTCTCCCCAGGTGTCAGAACTTCTCAAGTTTGGCTCTTTGGATAGGGAGGAAATTATGCAATTTATCCATAAACTTGAGGACATTTTTATGAACCTTGAAGCTCACAGAGAAAAAACTCTGACATACACCAAGGATGAAGTTACAGCTGAAGTTCATGATGAATATTATGCAGAACTTGATGCCCAAGGGCATGTTTTGTCTCAAAAAGCTAGGTGTCGTGTGTTTGTTTTAGCTTTTCTCACAGGTATGCCCATAGTTGAGGTGGGATTAAATGACAGAAGAAGGAAAGGAAAAGAGGTTGTGGGAAGGTATGACATCGTTCCAATTAAAACTGAAGAATGGATACGACTGGAAAATGTGGAGTTCCATTGCAGTGTCAATAAGGAAGAGTTcgagaaaacaaacaatataaaatttAGACCGCTCGATGCATGTCAGTTTGAGCTTATGCGATACCGCGTTCGTTTGCGAGAGAACAAAGAGCTTCCGTTGCAGCTGACCATCCAGCAGATTATGAAGAACAGGAAGTGTGAGGTGCGGTGTGACCTGTTGGTGACTGGGTACCATTCGTACAGCAAGAAGCACGGTCAGTTCCCTTGTGAGGATATTGAGGTGCGGTTTCCCATCCCGGAGCAGTGGATCTACATGTTCAGATATGAGAGGAGGTTTGGCTATGGCTCGGTACACTCTGCTGCCAGAAAGCCCGGAAAAATCAAAG GTTTAGAGCGACTGACCTTGATGGCGCAAGGTTCGACCAACCAGGCTCTCATGGAGGCAGATGTGGGCACGGCAAAATACGAACACGTCTACCGAGCCATAGTGTGGCGCATTCCACGACTGCCAATTAGAAATCAAG GTGCATATACGAGCCATCTGTTCAGACTCAAAGTGGAGCTTGGCCCCCACGACGATATCCCACAATCCTATGAGACCCACACCCACGTTTCCTTCACGATGCCTTGCAGCACAGTGTCCCAGTCTCAGATCCGGAGCATAGCGACCACCAACCCTAACCCACCAGAAAAATGGGTTCGATCTTTTGCCCGCTACGAGTACCGCCTTGAGATCGAGCATCTGGAGGAGTACCCTGAACTCATGGCCATAGGTACCGTTTACAAGGAGGCGGCCCGGCTCTCTATACAACCAGAGCCTGAGGAAGAGGAGCGCGACCCGCGGCTGGCTCAGTCAGATACAGACTCCAGTGATAGTgattag